The DNA region GAATTTTCCCACGAATCAGAATTTAAAGATGCCTATGTGCAGGCGATGGAAGTACTGCGTACCGATACAGTAAAGGAGATAGAAGAAACAATCGCTACAACCGCAAAACAAATGTTGGGGTTTCTTGGTCGAGATATTTCAAAATCAATAGACATAAGATTCGGATTTACTGATCCCGCTAACCCTTTCAATTCTTTACGGTTACAATATGAGGAGTCCGGTCTATTAATTCCAGGAGAAGAATTGGGCTTAGGCATTCAAAGCGCAATCGTGGTAGGGATTTTTGAAGCATACCGGCAGCTTGGCGGAGAGTTTGGTACTGTCGTCATCGAAGAACCGGAGATGTATCTTCATCCCCAAGCTCAACGATACTTCTATCGATTAATTTCTGAAATCGTAGACAATGGGCAATGCCAAGTAATCTATTCTACACATTCGCCTGTATTCGCAGATGTTAACCGTTTCGAGTGCTTGCGGCTTGTTCGAAAGAATATAGGCCAGAATACATATATCAGCTTTGTGCAAAAGAAAGACTATAAGGAGCTGGAAAAAGCGAGGAGTAGATTGAAAATAGCAGGGAAGTTCGATTTAGCGAGAAACGAGGTCCTATTTGCTAATCATGCATTATTAGTGGAAGGACATGGGGATAAAATTGCCGCACTATATGTTGCAGAGCTACTCGGCATTGATGTTGATGCTGAAGGATTTTCAATAGTTGATTGTGGAGGCAAGTCAGGCATTATCCTTGTCGCACTTGTTTGCAGGCTACTATCTATACCATTTGATGTGCTGCATGATGGAGACATTTGGCCAATTGACGATGCTACAGACCGAAAGAAGCAAGAGGAAGACAACAATAAAGAAGAGGCGTTGAATAAGAGGATTAAGGAAGTAGTTCAGGATTCTGGCCAGATATTTGTTATAAATCCAACTCTAGAAGAAGCCCTAGGGATTGGCCGTAATGCAAGCGATAAACCTAATAAAATCGCGGAGAGACTACAGAACATGAGACTAGAAGATTTACCAGAAACACTAGTCTCCGCTGTAAGAGCGCTTCGAGCCGAGCCGGAAGAAAGGGTTAACATCGAGAGGATAGATTTCTAGACAGGATCACTTACTTATTGCGAAATTATCAAGAATGAAAATATAAAATTCGGGCTGTGAACTTTAAGGGGAGTCAGTGGAAACTTTGTTCTATGAATCTGTTGTCGAAGAAGCAGCTCTCTCATGGTTTGAGGGACTCGAGTACACCATATTACATGGGCCAGAGATAGCGCCCGGGGAGCTCTTCGCGGAACGCGATAGCTATGAAGAAGTGATTCTTACCAGGAGGCTTCGTGATGCTCTTGCTTTGTTAAATCCTTACCTGCCCCATGAAGCTATAGATGATGTGCTCAGGAAGGTGGCTGTCTCTTATCATCCTTCGCTTGAGCTCAATAACCGGGATTTCCACTATATGTTAACGGATGGAGTCCCAATAGAGTACCAGGATGAGGAACGCATAGTCCACGGTTACGCCAGGCTCATTGATTTCGATAACCCCGAAAACAACGACTTCCTTGCGGTTAATCAGTTCACCGTGATCGAGAACAATAACAATAGAAGGCCGGATGTGGTCATCTTCGTAAACGGATTGCCTATCGCGGTAATCGAGCTTAAAAACCCCCTGGATCCCAACGCTGATATCTGGTCCGCGTTCAGCCAGCTTCAGACCTACAAGGCCCAGATCCCTTCTCTATTCCACTATAATGAGGTGCTGGTAATCTCCGATGGTTTTGAGGCCAGGATGGGTTCTCTGACCTCTAACCGGGAATGGTTCCTTCCCTGGCGCACCATCGAGGGGGACGATGTGGCACCCCTCACCTCACCCCAACTTGAGGTCCTTATCAAAGGCGTCTTCGAAAAAAGCCGCCTGCTACGGTTGCTACGCAATTTTATCGTCTTTGAAGAACAGCCCAGGGGAGGGTTGGAGAAGAAAATATGTGGATACCATCAGTTCCATGCGGTAAAGGCAGCAGTAGAGGCGACGGTCGAGGCCTCCCGGCCTGATGGGGACAGGCGCTGCGGGGTAGTCTGGCATACCCAGGGTTCGGGCAAGAGTCTGACCATGGTCTTTTATACCGGAAGCATCATCCAACATCCAGAGATGGAAAACCCAACCATCGTTGTTATCACTGACAGGAACGACCTCGACGACCAGCTTTACGGCACCTTCTGCCGCTGCCAGGAGCTGCTCCGGCAGGCCCCAGTGCAGGCGGAGAGCAGGCAGCACCTTCGCGAGCTGCTCAAGGTATCCTCTGGGGGCGTCGTCTTCACCACCATCCAGAAGTTCATGCCCGAAGCCAAAGGGGACACATATCCGCTGCTTTCAGAGCGCAGGAACATCGTAGTCATGGCGGATGAGGCCCACCGCAGCCAGTACGACTTCATCGACGGTTTCGCCAGGCACATGCGGGATGCCCTGCCCAATGCGAGTTTTATCGGGTTTACCGGTACGCCCATCGAACTAGCGGATAAGAATACCCGCGCGGTCTTCGGAGACTATATCAGCATCTACGACATAAGGCGAGCTGTAGAGGATAGGGCCACAGTGCCCATCTATTACGAAAGCCGCCTTGCCAAACTAGAGCTCGACCCCGAAGAACGGCCTCACCTGGACGAAGCGTTCGAGGAGGTTACCGAGGGCGAGGAGGTCGAGAGGAAGGAGAAACTCAAGACCAAGTGGGCTGCGCTTGAGGCCGTGGTTGGCGCGGAAAGGCGCATAAGTCTGATCGCCCAGGATATCGTGGACCATTTCGAAAAGCGCCTGGAGGTGATGGACGGCAAAGCCATGGTGGTGTGCATGAGCCGGCGCATCTGCGTAGCCCTCTACGATGCCCTGATAAAGCTGAGACCGGAATGGCACGACGAGGATGATAGCAAAGGTTTCCTGAAGGTAGTGATGACCGGTTCGGCCTCTGACCCAGCTGATTGGCAGCAGCATATAAGAAACAAGCAGAGGCGAGAGGAGCTCGCCGACCGCTTCCGGGACGCGAACGATCCTTTCAAGATGGTCATTGTGCGCGATATGTGGCTCACGGGTTTCGACGTCCCCAGCCTGCATACCATGTATATAGACAAGCCGATGCGCGGCCATGGCCTCATGCAGGCTATCGCGCGGGTTAACCGCGTATTCAAGGACAAGCCCGGGGGCTTGGTCGTAGATTACTTAGGCATAGCTGACCAGTTGCGCAGTGCCATGCATGAATACACCGAAAGCGGGGGCAAAGGAGATACTGCCTTGGACCAGGCAGAGGCCGTGGCGGTGATGAAGGAGAAATACGAGGTATGCTTG from Bacillota bacterium includes:
- a CDS encoding ATP-dependent endonuclease produces the protein MQIKNFRSIEDIDIPIEPLTAFVGPNGAGKTSILRAINIVLGEIWPTIRSFRIPQDFTNFEASRDLEIVVWFEPPYVHVDTLRTEHEIYAIRVSCKPYRRATRKSAVGDLHVETEPLNLKGEVPSVAVTPPQKGVKPQFRPLAVGTELRESARLLFIDHRRSVAQHIPGARGSILGRLLERARKEFSHESEFKDAYVQAMEVLRTDTVKEIEETIATTAKQMLGFLGRDISKSIDIRFGFTDPANPFNSLRLQYEESGLLIPGEELGLGIQSAIVVGIFEAYRQLGGEFGTVVIEEPEMYLHPQAQRYFYRLISEIVDNGQCQVIYSTHSPVFADVNRFECLRLVRKNIGQNTYISFVQKKDYKELEKARSRLKIAGKFDLARNEVLFANHALLVEGHGDKIAALYVAELLGIDVDAEGFSIVDCGGKSGIILVALVCRLLSIPFDVLHDGDIWPIDDATDRKKQEEDNNKEEALNKRIKEVVQDSGQIFVINPTLEEALGIGRNASDKPNKIAERLQNMRLEDLPETLVSAVRALRAEPEERVNIERIDF
- a CDS encoding type I restriction endonuclease subunit R, giving the protein METLFYESVVEEAALSWFEGLEYTILHGPEIAPGELFAERDSYEEVILTRRLRDALALLNPYLPHEAIDDVLRKVAVSYHPSLELNNRDFHYMLTDGVPIEYQDEERIVHGYARLIDFDNPENNDFLAVNQFTVIENNNNRRPDVVIFVNGLPIAVIELKNPLDPNADIWSAFSQLQTYKAQIPSLFHYNEVLVISDGFEARMGSLTSNREWFLPWRTIEGDDVAPLTSPQLEVLIKGVFEKSRLLRLLRNFIVFEEQPRGGLEKKICGYHQFHAVKAAVEATVEASRPDGDRRCGVVWHTQGSGKSLTMVFYTGSIIQHPEMENPTIVVITDRNDLDDQLYGTFCRCQELLRQAPVQAESRQHLRELLKVSSGGVVFTTIQKFMPEAKGDTYPLLSERRNIVVMADEAHRSQYDFIDGFARHMRDALPNASFIGFTGTPIELADKNTRAVFGDYISIYDIRRAVEDRATVPIYYESRLAKLELDPEERPHLDEAFEEVTEGEEVERKEKLKTKWAALEAVVGAERRISLIAQDIVDHFEKRLEVMDGKAMVVCMSRRICVALYDALIKLRPEWHDEDDSKGFLKVVMTGSASDPADWQQHIRNKQRREELADRFRDANDPFKMVIVRDMWLTGFDVPSLHTMYIDKPMRGHGLMQAIARVNRVFKDKPGGLVVDYLGIADQLRSAMHEYTESGGKGDTALDQAEAVAVMKEKYEVCLGLFHGFDWSAWHSGTAAEKMGLLPQAQEFILSQKDGKERLLQAVTELSSAFALAVPHEDALRIRDDVGFFQAVRAALSRTTAERKKAEAEIEHAIRQIVDKAIAPDEVIDVFEAAGLPKPDISILSDEFLEEVKNLPHRNLAVELLRKLLNDEIKVRSRKNLVQSRSFAELLEKSIRAYQNRTIEAVQVLEELIELAKQMREAARRGEDLGLTEEELAFYDALETNDSAVAILGDEVLKAIAQELVETVRKNITIDWTVRENVRAKMRVMIKRILRKHGYPPDKQEKATQTVLEQAELICGDLVKN